Sequence from the Pirellulales bacterium genome:
CCTTGCCGGTGTTGGCTTCGGCGTTCCTCGGCTCGTCTTCGATGGTCTTCTTGGCGTTGTCCCAGGCGCCGCCGGCGTTCGCCATGAAGACGGCCAACAACTGTCCCGTGACGATCATGCCGGCCAGGAAACCGGCCAGGGCAATGGTGCCCAGACCGAAGCCGACGAGCGTGGGCACCAAGATGGCGAGCAGGGCCGGCCCCACCAGTTCCTTCTGGGCGGCCATCGTGCAGATATCGACCACGCGGCCGTAGTCGGGCTTCTTGGTCCCTTCCCAGATTTCCTTGTCGCGGAACTGGATGCGGCACTCCTTGACGATCAGATAGGCGGCGCGGCCGACCGCCCGAATGGTCATCGAGCTGAACAGAAACGGCACAGCCCCGCCGAGCAGCATGCCGATGAACAGGTGCGGATTGGAGACCGTCAGCAGCGCCGCCACCTTGGCGTAGACGTCTTCGGTGATGGTGGCCGACTCGCCTTGTCCGCCCGATCCGACCGACACGATGAAGCTGTTGAACAGCGAGACCGCGGCGATCACGGCCGAGCCGATGGCGATGCCCTTGGTGATGGCCTTGGTGGTGTTGCCGACGGCGTCGAGATCGGCCAGGATTTGCCGCGATTCTTTGTAGGCTTTTTCGCCCATCGCCTGGGCGTCGTATCCCATTTCGCCGATGCCGTTGGCGTTGTCGGCCACGGGACCGAACACGTCCATCGAGATGGTGTTGCCGGTGAGCGTGAGCATGCCGATGCCGCACATGGCCACGCCGAAGGCCACGAACGTGGCGTTGGTGCCGGAGTAGATCAAGACGCTTGCCAGGATGGCGCCGGCGATGATGAACACGGCGGCCACGGTGCTCTCATAGCCGACGGCGAAGCCTTGAATGATGTTGGTGGCGTGCCCGGTCGTGCAGGCTTTGGCCAGGCTCTTCACCGGCGAGTATTCGGTGCCGGTGTAGTATTCGGTGCATTTGTTGAGAAACACGGCCAGAATAATGCCCACCAGGCAGGTCCACGCCGGCCGCATGTCGAGCCCCGCGACGTTGAACGTCGCCCAGACGGGCAGGCCGGCGGTGACGTTTTCGGGCGTATGACCCGGAAAGCCGGCGATGGCCTGCGGGTATTGATCGAGATACTCCTGATTGAAATTGAGGTATGCCCAACCCAGCACGATGAACCCCAGCACGCTGATCAGCGAGCCGATGACGAAGCCGCGGTTGACGCTTTTCATCGCCTGGGCGGCCGTGCCTTTGTCGCCCGCCCGCACGCTGTAGGTGCTGATGATGCTGGCGATGACGCCGATGGCCCGCACGAGCAACGGAAAGATGACGCCCTTGTGCCCGAAGCTGGCGATGCCCAGGATCATAGCGGCGACGATGGTGACTTCGTAGCTTTCGAAGATGTCGGCGGCCATGCCGGCGCAGTCGCCGACGTTGTCGCCCACGTTGTCGGCGATCGTGGCGGCGTTGCGGGGATCATCTTCAGGGATGCCGGCTTCGAGCTTGCCCACCAGGTCGGCGCCCACGTCGGCGCCCTTGGTGTAGATGCCGCCGCCGACGCGCATGAAGAGGGCCAAGA
This genomic interval carries:
- a CDS encoding sodium-translocating pyrophosphatase, producing the protein MNRFRTQPASVVLLTLLALSCLAGAGWLQVGGYQAMTAMGAVEHEAIELWAPLKSPKYATYEKIALLANVGVAIAGLLYALMLVGQVKNAPQGTARMQEIARAVREGADAYLYRQFRVVGLLIGVITFVLYFAAVKSKTPAEIAIGRAIAFLVGSIFSATVGFVGMRLATIGNLRVATAAQESFGRALQLGYRTGTITGMLTDGLGLLGGSIIFLIYGEHAYEALLGFGFGGTLLALFMRVGGGIYTKGADVGADLVGKLEAGIPEDDPRNAATIADNVGDNVGDCAGMAADIFESYEVTIVAAMILGIASFGHKGVIFPLLVRAIGVIASIISTYSVRAGDKGTAAQAMKSVNRGFVIGSLISVLGFIVLGWAYLNFNQEYLDQYPQAIAGFPGHTPENVTAGLPVWATFNVAGLDMRPAWTCLVGIILAVFLNKCTEYYTGTEYSPVKSLAKACTTGHATNIIQGFAVGYESTVAAVFIIAGAILASVLIYSGTNATFVAFGVAMCGIGMLTLTGNTISMDVFGPVADNANGIGEMGYDAQAMGEKAYKESRQILADLDAVGNTTKAITKGIAIGSAVIAAVSLFNSFIVSVGSGGQGESATITEDVYAKVAALLTVSNPHLFIGMLLGGAVPFLFSSMTIRAVGRAAYLIVKECRIQFRDKEIWEGTKKPDYGRVVDICTMAAQKELVGPALLAILVPTLVGFGLGTIALAGFLAGMIVTGQLLAVFMANAGGAWDNAKKTIEDEPRNAEANTGKGSEKHKAAITGDTVGDPLKDTAGPAINPLIKVMNMVSLLIIGLILPYDKELIDRMGVAWQQTYLPDGVKPHDALFWGSIVVSAVGLAWAIWQSKHETPDMQG